A genomic stretch from Mycobacterium paraterrae includes:
- a CDS encoding class A beta-lactamase-related serine hydrolase — protein MRRSGSPHPSVNALSFQEFSRSLDADVGVAIASAGGTAESFGGWVSGVAWSTVKVPLAVAALRARVEGPVAEAIIHSDNPAAEELWSRLGGDAAQLVQTVIRQAGDNATVVESRRLRAEYTPFGQTRWTLADQARFAAGLAQVVDAVPVVELMGHLCEEHSWGLAAKGYAAKGGWGPGLRGEYLVRQFAIVPRSSGTLGVALAAETRSGDYETGVEVVDALAEWVVTRLTQQ, from the coding sequence ATGCGGCGATCCGGTAGTCCCCATCCCTCGGTGAATGCCTTGTCATTTCAGGAATTCTCGCGCTCTCTCGACGCGGACGTCGGGGTCGCGATCGCGTCGGCGGGCGGAACCGCGGAGTCATTCGGCGGGTGGGTGTCGGGTGTCGCATGGTCGACGGTCAAAGTGCCGCTGGCTGTCGCGGCCCTGCGTGCCCGCGTGGAGGGCCCCGTCGCCGAAGCGATCATCCACTCCGATAACCCCGCCGCCGAGGAGCTTTGGTCTCGGTTGGGCGGCGACGCCGCTCAGCTTGTCCAGACCGTGATCCGCCAGGCGGGTGACAACGCGACCGTCGTCGAATCTCGCCGATTACGAGCCGAATACACTCCGTTTGGTCAAACCCGGTGGACATTGGCCGACCAGGCTCGGTTCGCCGCCGGGCTCGCGCAGGTTGTTGACGCGGTGCCGGTCGTGGAGCTGATGGGTCACCTGTGCGAAGAGCACAGCTGGGGTCTGGCCGCGAAAGGTTATGCGGCTAAAGGGGGCTGGGGTCCGGGCTTGAGGGGCGAGTATCTGGTCCGCCAGTTTGCGATCGTGCCGCGCAGTTCGGGAACGCTCGGCGTGGCACTGGCAGCTGAGACACGCAGCGGCGACTACGAAACCGGCGTCGAGGTCGTCGACGCACTCGCCGAATGGGTGGTCACCCGATTAACCCAGCAGTGA